The Hyphomicrobium sp. MC1 genome window below encodes:
- a CDS encoding TetR/AcrR family transcriptional regulator: MGTTLDKDVRNFSELRSEISAILAGKPPRERILLAARELFYRFGVHIVGVEAIAETALTNKMTLYRHFRSKDELIVAYVEQLAGENVEILDRLLGEGLGTPEQKLTAWIDHVEDVLSNKSERGCALANAAVELDPGHPARGVIEAYKRRKHDRLVEVFRAARYREPERLADEVFLLFEGARISLQCGGAGPASRLVAMLRSLLAASQHDVTR; the protein is encoded by the coding sequence ATGGGAACCACGCTGGACAAGGACGTGCGCAATTTCAGCGAGTTGCGCTCTGAAATTAGCGCGATCCTTGCCGGGAAGCCGCCGCGCGAGCGAATTTTGCTTGCGGCACGTGAGCTTTTCTATCGGTTCGGCGTGCACATCGTAGGCGTCGAAGCCATCGCCGAGACCGCCCTTACGAACAAAATGACGCTTTACCGGCACTTTCGTTCGAAGGACGAGCTTATCGTCGCCTACGTCGAGCAGCTGGCGGGAGAAAATGTCGAAATCTTGGACCGCCTGCTAGGCGAAGGCCTTGGTACGCCCGAACAAAAGCTCACCGCGTGGATCGATCACGTCGAAGACGTTCTATCCAACAAGAGTGAGCGTGGGTGTGCGCTCGCGAACGCCGCAGTGGAGCTCGATCCCGGACATCCGGCACGCGGGGTGATCGAAGCCTACAAGCGGCGGAAGCATGACCGGCTCGTCGAAGTTTTCCGCGCTGCACGCTATCGGGAGCCGGAACGGCTCGCAGACGAAGTCTTCCTGCTGTTCGAAGGCGCTCGCATCAGCCTGCAGTGCGGCGGCGCCGGACCGGCGTCGCGTCTCGTTGCCATGCTGCGCAGCCTTCTCGCCGCCAGCCAGCATGACGTTACAAGATAA
- a CDS encoding putative urea ABC transporter substrate-binding protein: MGFALSPANAAEKKDFKVAWSIYVGWMPWGYAADSGIVKKWADKYGINIEVKQFNDYVESINQYTAGSFDAVTVTNMDALSIPAAGGVDTTAVIVGDFSNGNDAIILKNKDKLADIKGQNVNLVEFSVSHYLLARALPTVGLAEKDLKVVNTSDADMAAAYKTPDVTAVVTWKPIVSTILESPDAHKVFDSSQIPGEIIDLMVVNTNVLKDNPKFAKALVGIWYETLAAMKDGTTAKEAMAKASGTDLKGFDEQLATTMLFSEPKDAVAFTTGEQLKKTTELVSNFLFEKALLGKDAKSAGAIGVEFPDKTVFGDKGNVKFRYDASFMKEAEDGKL; this comes from the coding sequence ATGGGGTTTGCCCTATCGCCGGCCAACGCCGCCGAGAAAAAAGACTTCAAGGTCGCCTGGTCGATTTATGTCGGCTGGATGCCGTGGGGATACGCGGCCGATTCTGGCATCGTGAAGAAGTGGGCCGACAAGTACGGCATCAACATCGAAGTGAAGCAGTTCAACGACTACGTTGAATCGATCAACCAATACACGGCCGGCTCTTTCGATGCCGTGACCGTTACGAACATGGACGCTCTTTCCATTCCGGCCGCAGGCGGCGTCGATACGACGGCCGTGATCGTGGGTGACTTCTCGAACGGCAACGACGCGATCATCCTGAAGAACAAGGACAAGCTCGCCGACATCAAGGGACAGAACGTCAATCTCGTCGAGTTCTCGGTTTCGCATTATCTGCTGGCCCGTGCACTGCCGACCGTCGGGCTCGCCGAGAAGGATCTGAAGGTCGTCAACACGTCCGACGCCGATATGGCAGCAGCTTACAAGACGCCCGACGTGACGGCGGTCGTGACGTGGAAGCCGATCGTCTCGACGATCCTGGAATCGCCTGACGCGCACAAGGTGTTCGACAGCTCGCAGATCCCCGGCGAGATCATCGACCTGATGGTCGTGAACACGAATGTCCTGAAGGACAATCCGAAATTCGCGAAGGCGCTCGTCGGCATCTGGTACGAGACGCTGGCCGCGATGAAGGACGGAACCACGGCGAAAGAAGCGATGGCAAAAGCTTCAGGCACCGATCTCAAGGGCTTCGATGAGCAGCTTGCCACGACGATGCTGTTCTCAGAACCGAAGGACGCCGTGGCCTTCACGACGGGAGAGCAACTCAAGAAGACGACGGAACTGGTTTCGAACTTCCTGTTCGAGAAGGCTCTGCTCGGCAAGGACGCGAAGTCGGCCGGCGCGATCGGCGTCGAATTTCCTGACAAGACCGTCTTCGGCGACAAGGGGAACGTGAAGTTCCGCTACGACGCATCGTTCATGAAAGAAGCGGAAGACGGCAAGCTCTAG
- a CDS encoding efflux RND transporter periplasmic adaptor subunit, protein MFQRSAPIVAALLFLSAAISGCSEEKSVAQTAPPPPPQVTVAKPVKKVVTDYDEYVGRFVALDYVEVRARVSGYLDKIHFTDGQMVKVGDPLFTIDRRPFQAALDQAQASIAQGKANLAFAEADLERGKNLPVGTVITQQTLDQRVQAERVAQANVTAAEASTRQASLDLEFTELTAPISGRIGDRRVSIGNLVTGGTSGNTTLLATIVSVDPIRFEFTMDEASYLRYLDAASVKRADSVDRGLSLDADLKLINDKDFVHHGHIDFVDNAINPSSGTIRGRAVFKNADGRLTPGMFGRIRIASHPPEEALLVPDDAIGTEQVRKFVLAVDKNNVAKPKYVTLGPVIDGLRVITAGLTADDTIIVNGLMRVRPGSKVTPQQATADASNPKDQMVRTN, encoded by the coding sequence GTGTTCCAACGATCCGCTCCCATCGTCGCGGCTCTGCTCTTTCTTTCCGCAGCCATATCGGGGTGCAGCGAGGAGAAGTCCGTAGCTCAGACGGCGCCGCCTCCGCCGCCGCAGGTCACCGTCGCTAAGCCGGTCAAAAAGGTCGTGACCGACTACGACGAATACGTCGGCCGCTTCGTCGCGCTCGATTATGTCGAGGTGCGCGCTCGCGTCTCCGGTTATCTCGACAAGATCCATTTCACCGACGGCCAGATGGTCAAAGTCGGCGATCCGCTCTTTACGATTGACCGTCGGCCCTTCCAGGCGGCGCTCGATCAGGCCCAAGCGTCCATCGCGCAAGGAAAAGCCAACTTGGCATTCGCCGAGGCCGATCTCGAGCGCGGCAAAAATCTGCCCGTCGGAACCGTCATCACGCAGCAGACGCTCGATCAGCGGGTGCAGGCCGAACGCGTCGCGCAAGCCAACGTGACGGCCGCCGAAGCCTCGACGCGTCAAGCGTCGCTGGATCTTGAGTTCACCGAGCTGACTGCGCCGATCTCCGGTCGCATTGGCGATCGTCGCGTGTCCATCGGCAACCTCGTCACTGGTGGAACGAGCGGCAACACGACCTTGCTCGCGACCATCGTCTCCGTCGATCCGATCCGTTTCGAATTCACGATGGATGAGGCGTCTTACCTCCGCTATCTCGACGCCGCCTCGGTCAAGCGCGCCGACAGCGTCGATCGCGGCTTGAGCCTCGATGCGGACTTGAAGCTGATCAACGACAAGGATTTCGTGCATCACGGCCACATCGACTTCGTCGACAACGCCATCAACCCGTCGTCCGGCACGATCCGCGGCCGCGCCGTCTTCAAGAATGCCGATGGCCGCCTGACGCCGGGCATGTTTGGTCGCATCCGCATCGCTTCCCATCCGCCCGAAGAGGCGCTCCTCGTCCCCGACGATGCCATCGGCACCGAGCAGGTTCGCAAGTTTGTGTTGGCCGTCGACAAGAACAACGTCGCGAAGCCCAAATACGTGACCCTCGGTCCGGTGATTGATGGCTTGCGTGTCATTACGGCCGGACTGACCGCCGACGACACGATCATCGTCAACGGACTGATGCGCGTGCGGCCTGGTTCGAAGGTGACGCCCCAACAGGCGACGGCTGACGCTTCGAACCCGAAGGACCAAATGGTCCGGACCAACTAG